The following proteins are co-located in the Gigantopelta aegis isolate Gae_Host chromosome 5, Gae_host_genome, whole genome shotgun sequence genome:
- the LOC121373664 gene encoding uncharacterized protein LOC121373664 yields the protein MKSFLLVPVIQGFLIKCVKGGWGDWTIQSRGPCSATCGQESGVRVRTDVRKCSQLEPTDGRVQCAGTSTMTITEACQAEVACPALKSAPSDESPAIFMVLAVGIPVALIVGVLIFFFIKRLRDTRRKSLEEESPTMESPSQLGSDLDIQENPAYSGSVNTVKKSADSKNQTNSAGFKYQKRSADIKSDKSSADSKDLKSSADSKDQKSSENLIEQKSSEDSIDQTSSEYSTDQRSSEYSTDQKSSEDSTDQKSSEGSTDQKSSEDSIDQKTSEDSIDQKSSEDSIDQKTSADLENKKSAPDGTGIAKKEYSPDLESNLDEKNRNMKSSVDFKSTGDKQTSSYETSCIEKISTADLKSKLENENTVNEKNSTDLKSTGDKTNFAFEISSQEQINSVDLESSADLKSKLESKNTVKENNSTDMKSTGDKTNFAFQTSSLEKINSVNFESSADIKSSVDLKSSADLKGSTEKKSLPDLKGTEEKKPIAYVASSLQKIRPTGLEISADSKGGTVKTRYADSKSSGDKTNFAYSCLDKLNSVDLKYSVDLESSADLKGSTENKSPADLKSAAEKINFAYGASSPEEMIPEGLEISADFKGIVVKKISADLKSTEEKTNFACGSSSLGKPRPKDLEIAVDLKSSADTNISVDLKSAEEKINFAYGASSPEEIRPKGLEISADLKSSPDKKSSADLKGSVDKSSADLKGSPDKKSSADLKGSVDKSSADLKGSVDKSSADLKSSVDKSSADLKGNVDQSSTDLKGSAEMKCYVDLKNGELKGSTYMKSSVDLKGSPDKKSSVDLKSSPDTKSSADLKGSVDMKSSADLKGSPDKKSSVDLKGSVNKKSSVDLKGSVDKKSSVDLKSSTDKKCSVDLKGSVDMKSSADLKGSPDAKSSVDLKSSADLKGSPDTKSSVDLKGSVDMKSSADLKGSPDKKSSVDLKGSVDKNSSVDLKGSVDKKSSVDLKGSVDKKSSVDLKGSPDKKSSADFKGSAERKCSVDLKSITDKKYAVNVLSSAALKSSVHTKFSVDLKGSADKKSSVDLKGSPDKKSSVDLKTSLDRKYSAGLKGSPDKKSSVDLKSCVDLKCIPDMKSSVYLKGTTDKKGSVDLKGSAEKKSSVYLKGSPDKKCSVDLKGSPDRKCSVDLKGSPDKKCSVDLKASSDKKCSVDLKASPDRKCSVDLKGGPDKKFSVDLKGSPDKKCSVDLKGSVNLKGSVDLKGSPNKKSSVDFKGSPDKKSSVDLKGSAEKKSSVDLKGSVDTKSSADLKSSTVKKSSVGLKGSADKKCSVDLKSLADLKGSPDKKSSVDLKGSADKKFSVDLKGSPDKKCSVDLKASPDKKCSVDLKASPGRKCSVDLKGGPDKKFSVDLKGSPDKKCSVDLKGSVNLKGSVDLKGSVDTKSSADLKSSTVKKSSVGLKGSADKKCSVDLKSLADLKGSPDKKSSVDLKGSADKKKTVDLKGSAEKKSSVDLKGSVDTKSSADLKSSTDKKSSADLKSSAHEKSSEDPKGSIDTKSSVDLKGSAETKSSVDLKGSAETKCSVDLKGSAHEKSSVDLKGSVDKKSSAEKKSSVDFKDGAETKCSADLKGSEEKKCSVDLKGSVDTKSSVDLKGSAHEKSSVDLKGSVDTKCYAERKSSVDLKGSAETKCSADLKSSADFKGSTDKKSSVDLKGSADKKSSVDLKGSAETKRSEERKSSVDLKGSAHEKSSVDLKGNVDTKSYAERKSSVDLKGSAETKCSADLKGSADKKSSVDLKGSAETKRSEERKSSVDLKGSVDTKRSAEKKSSVDLKGSAGKKSSVDLKGSVDTKSSAERKSSVDLKGSAETKCSADLKGSGEKKCSVDLKTSADFKGSTDKKSSVDLKGSADNKSSVDLKVSAHEKSSVDLKSSVDTTSSAEKKSSVDFKDRADKKCSVDLKSNADKKSSVDLKGSAHEKSSVDLKGSVDTKSSSEKKSYVDLKGSTDKKCSVYLKGSAEKIYSVDLKASADFKGSTDKKRSVDLKGSVDTKSSAEKKSSVDLKGSVDTKRSVDLKGSAETKCSADFKGSEEKKCSVELKSSADFKGSADKFSVDLKGSSDEKHSLKSSVNSESTADLKSLHMGQAL from the coding sequence GTTGAGGGACACGCGAAGAAAAAGCTTGGAAGAGGAATCGCCCACGATGGAGAGTCCTTCACAGCTTGGAAGTGACTTGGATATACAGGAGAATCCCGCTTACTCGGGCTCTgtaaacactgtgaaaaaatCTGCAGATTCGAAAAACCAGACAAATTCTGCAGGCTTCAAATACCAGAAACGGTCTGCAGACATCAAAAGTGATAAAAGCTCTGCAGATTCGAAAGACCTGAAAAGCTCTGCAGATTCGAAAGACCAGAAAAGCTCAGAAAATTTGATAGAGCAGAAAAGCTCAGAAGATTCGATAGACCAGACAAGCTCAGAATATTCGACAGACCAGAGAAGCTCAGAATATTCAACAGACCAGAAAAGCTCAGAAGATTCGACAGACCAGAAAAGCTCAGAAGGTTCGACAGACCAGAAAAGCTCAGAAGATTCGATAGACCAGAAAACCTCAGAAGATTCGATAGACCAGAAAAGCTCAGAAGATTCGATAGACCAAAAAACCTCTGCAGACCTGGAAAACAAGAAAAGTGCTCCTGATGGaacaggcattgcaaaaaaggAATACTCTCCAGATTTGGAAAGCAATCTGGATGAGAAAAACAGAAATATGAAAAGCTCTGTAGATTTTAAAAGCACTGGAGACAAACAAACCTCTTCGTATGAGACGAGCTGCATAGAGAAGATAAGCACTGCAGACTTGAAAAGCAAGCTGGAAAATGAAAACACCGTAAATGAGAAAAACTCAACAGACTTGAAAAGCACTGGAGACAAAACTAACTTTGCATTTGAGATTAGCAGTCAAGAACAAATAAACTCAGTAGATTTAGAAAGCTCTGCAGATTTGAAAAGCAAGCTGGAAAGTAAAAACACCGTAAAGGAAAACAACTCAACGGACATGAAAAGCACTGGAGACAAAACTAACTTTGCATTTCAAACTAGCAGTctagaaaaaataaattcagtaaaTTTCGAAAGCTCTGCAGATATCAAAAGCTCTGTAGATTTGAAAAGCTCTGCAGATTTGAAAGGCAGTACAGAAAAGAAAAGCCTTCCAGATTTGAAAGgcactgaagaaaaaaaacccattgcaTATGTGGCAAGTAGTCTGCAAAAAATCAGACCCACAGGTCTAGAAATCTCTGCAGATTCAAAAGGCGGTACAGTTAAGACTAGGTATGCAGATTCGAAAAGCAGTggagacaaaacaaactttgcatATAGCTGTCTAGACAAATTAAACTCTGTAGACTTAAAATACTCTGTAGATTTGGAAAGCTCTGCAGATTTGAAAGGTAGTACAGAAAACAAAAGCCCTGCAGATTTGAAAAGTGCTGCAGAGAAAATAAACTTTGCATATGGGGCAAGTAGTCCAGAAGAGATGATACCTGAAGGACTGGAAATCTCTGCAGATTTCAAAGGCATTGtagttaagaaaatatctgcagATTTGAAAAGCActgaagagaaaacaaactttgcaTGTGGCTCAAGTAGTTTAGGAAAGCCAAGACCCAAAGATCTGGAAATCGCTGTAGATTTGAAAAGCAGTGCTGATACGAACATTTCTGTAGATTTGAAAAGTGCTGAAGAGAAAATAAACTTTGCATATGGGGCAAGTAGTCCAGAAGAGATAAGACCTAAAGGTCTGGAAATCTCTGCAGATTTGAAAAGCAGTCCAGATAAGAAAAGCTCTGCAGATTTGAAAGGCAGTGTAGATAAAAGCTCTGCAGATTTGAAAGGCAGTCCAGATAAGAAAAGCTCTGCAGATTTAAAAGGCAGTGTAGATAAAAGCTCTGCAGATTTGAAAGGCAGTGTAGATAAAAGCTCTGCAGATTTGAAAAGCAGTGTAGATAAAAGCTCTGCAGATTTGAAAGGCAATGTAGATCAAAGCTCTACAGATTTAAAAGGTAGTGCAGAAATGAAATGCTATGTAGATTTGAAAAATGGTGAATTGAAAGGCAGTACATATATGAAAAGCTCTGTAGATTTGAAAGGCAGTCCAGATAAGAAAAGCTCTGTAGATTTGAAAAGCAGTCCAGATACGAAAAGCTCTGCAGATTTGAAAGGCAGTGTAGATATGAAAAGCTCAGCAGATTTAAAAGGCAGTCCAGATAAGAAAAGCTCTGTAGATTTGAAAGGCAGTGTAAATAAGAAAAGCTCTGTAGATTTGAAAGGCAGTGTAGATAAGAAAAGCTCAGTAGATTTGAAGAGCAGTACAGATAAGAAATGCTCTGTAGATTTGAAAGGCAGTGTAGATATGAAAAGCTCAGCAGATTTAAAAGGCAGTCCAGATGCGAAAAGCTCTGTAGATTTGAAAAGCTCAGCAGATTTAAAAGGCAGTCCAGATACGAAAAGCTCTGTAGATTTGAAAGGCAGTGTAGATATGAAAAGCTCAGCAGATTTAAAAGGCAGTCCAGATAAGAAAAGCTCTGTAGATTTGAAAGGCAGTGTAGATAAGAACAGCTCTGTAGATTTGAAAGGCAGTGTAGATAAGAAAAGCTCAGTAGATTTGAAAGGCAGTGTAGATAAGAAAAGCTCTGTAGATTTGAAAGGCAGTCCAGATAAGAAAAGCTCTGCAGATTTCAAAGGTAGTGCGGAAAGAAAATGCTCTGTAGATTTGAAAAGCATTACAGATAAGAAATATGCTGTAAATGTGCTTAGCAGTGCAGCTTTGAAAAGCAGTGTACATACAAAATTCTCTGTAGATTTGAAAGGCAGTGCAGATAAGAAAAGCTCTGTAGATTTGAAAGGCAGTCCAGATAAGAAAAGCTCTGTAGATTTGAAAACCAGTCTAGATAGGAAATACTCTGCAGGTTTGAAAGGCAGTCCAGATAAGAAAAGCTCTGTAGATTTGAAAAGCTGTGTAGATTTAAAATGCATTCCAGATATGAAAAGCTCTGTATATTTGAAAGGCACTACAGATAAGAAAGGCAGTGTAGATTTGAAAGGGAGTGCAGAAAAGAAAAGCTCTGTATATTTGAAAGGCAGTCCAGATAAGAAATGCTCTGTAGATTTGAAAGGCAGTCCAGATAGGAAATGCTCTGTAGATTTGAAAGGCAGTCCAGATAAGAAATGCTCTGTTGATTTGAAAGCCAGTTCAGATAAGAAATGCTCTGTAGATTTGAAAGCCAGTCCAGATAGGAAATGCTCTGTAGATTTGAAAGGCGGTCCAGATAAAAAATTCTCTGTAGATTTGAAAGGCAGTCCAGATAAGAAATGCTCTGTTGATTTGAAAGGCAGTGTTAATTTGAAAGGCAGTGTAGATTTGAAAGGCAGTCCAAATAAGAAAAGCTCAGTAGATTTTAAAGGCAGTCCAGATAAGAAAAGCTCTGTAGATCTGAAAGGCAGTGCAGAAAAGAAAAGCTCTGTAGATTTGAAAGGCAGTGTAGATACGAAAAGCTCAGCAGATTTGAAAAGCAGTACAGTTAAGAAAAGCTCTGTGGGTTTGAAAGGCAGTGCAGATAAGAAATGCTCTGTAGATTTGAAAAGCCTTGCAGATTTGAAAGGCAGTCCAGATAAGAAAAGCTCAGTTGATTTAAAAGGCAGTGCAGATAAGAAATTCTCTGTAGATTTGAAAGGCAGTCCAGATAAGAAATGCTCTGTTGATTTGAAAGCCAGTCCAGATAAGAAATGCTCTGTAGATTTGAAAGCCAGTCCAGGTAGGAAATGCTCTGTAGATTTGAAAGGCGGTCCAGATAAGAAATTCTCTGTAGATTTGAAAGGCAGTCCAGATAAGAAATGCTCTGTTGATTTGAAAGGCAGTGTTAATTTGAAAGGCAGTGTAGATTTGAAAGGCAGTGTAGATACGAAAAGCTCAGCAGATTTGAAAAGCAGTACAGTTAAGAAAAGCTCTGTGGGTTTGAAAGGCAGTGCAGATAAGAAATGCTCTGTAGATTTGAAAAGCCTTGCAGATTTGAAAGGCAGTCCAGATAAGAAAAGCTCAGTTGATTTAAAAGGCAGTGCAGATAAGAAAAAAACTGTAGATCTGAAAGGCAGTGCAGAAAAGAAAAGCTCTGTAGATTTGAAAGGCAGTGTAGATACGAAAAGCTCAGCGGATTTGAAAAGCAGTACAGATAAGAAAAGCTCAGCAGATTTGAAAAGCAGTGCACATGAGAAAAGCTCTGAAGATCCGAAAGGCAGCATAGATACAAAAAGCTCTGTAGATTTGAAAGGCAGTGCAGAGACTAAAAGCTCTGTAGATTTGAAAGGCAGTGCAGAGACTAAATGCTCTGTAGATTTGAAAGGCAGTGCACATGAGAAAAGTTCTGTAGATCTGAAAGGCAGTGTAGATAAAAAAAGTTCTGCAGAAAAGAAAAGCTCTGTAGATTTCAAAGACGGTGCAGAGACGAAATGCTCTGCAGATTTGAAAGGCAGTGAAGAGAAGAAATGCTCTGTAGATTTGAAAGGCAGCGTAGATACAAAAAGTTCTGTAGATTTGAAAGGCAGTGCACATGAGAAAAGCTCTGTAGATCTGAAAGGCAGTGTAGATACAAAATGTTATGCAGAAAGGAAAAGCTCTGTAGATTTGAAAGGCAGTGCAGAGACGAAATGCTCTGCAGATTTGAAAAGCAGTGCAGATTTTAAAGGTAGTACAGATAAGAAAAGTTCTGTAGATTTGAAAGGCAGTGCAGATAAGAAAAGCTCTGTAGATCTGAAAGGCAGTGCAGAGACAAAACGTTCTGAAGAAAGGAAAAGTTCTGTAGATTTGAAAGGCAGTGCACATGAGAAAAGCTCTGTAGATCTGAAAGGCAATGTAGATACAAAAAGTTATGCAGAAAGGAAAAGCTCTGTAGATTTGAAAGGCAGTGCAGAGACGAAATGCTCTGCAGATTTGAAAGGCAGTGCAGATAAGAAAAGCTCTGTAGATCTGAAAGGCAGTGCAGAGACTAAACGttctgaagaaagaaaaagttctGTAGATTTAAAAGGCAGTGTAGATACAAAACGTTCTGCAGAAAAGAAAAGTTCTGTAGATTTGAAAGGCAGTGCAGGTAAGAAAAGCTCTGTAGATCTGAAAGGCAGTGTAGATACAAAAAGTTCTGCAGAAAGGAAAAGCTCTGTAGATTTGAAAGGCAGTGCAGAGACGAAATGCTCTGCAGATTTGAAAGGCAGTGGAGAGAAGAAATGCTCTGTAGATTTGAAAACCAGTGCAGATTTTAAAGGCAGTACAGATAAGAAAAGCTCTGTAGATTTGAAAGGCAGTGCAGATAATAAAAGCTCTGTAGATTTGAAAGTCAGTGCACATGAGAAAAGCTCTGTAGATCTGAAAAGCAGTGTAGATACAACAAGTTCTGCAGAAAAGAAAAGCTCTGTAGATTTCAAAGACCGTGCAGATAAGAAATGCTCTGTAGATTTGAAAAGCAATGCAGATAAGAAAAGCTCTGTAGATTTGAAAGGCAGTGCACATGAGAAAAGCTCTGTAGATCTGAAAGGCAGTGTAGATACAAAAAGTTCTTCAGAAAAGAAAAGCTATGTAGATTTGAAAGGCAGTACAGATAAGAAATGCTCTGTATATTTGAAAGGCAGTGCAGAGAAGATATACTCTGTAGATTTGAAAGCCAGTGCAGATTTTAAAGGCAGTACAGATAAGAAAAGATCTGTAGATTTGAAAGGCAGCGTAGATACAAAAAGTTCTGCAGAAAAGAAAAGCTCTGTAGATCTGAAAGGCAGTGTAGATACAAAACGTTCTGTAGATTTGAAAGGCAGTGCAGAGACTAAATGCTCTGCAGATTTTAAAGGCAGTGAAGAGAAGAAATGCTCTGTAGAGTTGAAAAGCAGTGCAGATTTTAAAGGCAGTGCAGATAAATTCTCTGTAGATTTGAAAGGCAGTTCAGATGAGAAACACTCTTTGAAAAGCTCTGTAAATTCGGAAAGCACTGCAGATTTGAAATCTCTGCATATGGGACAAGCACTATAG
- the LOC121373402 gene encoding fibrinolytic enzyme, isozyme C-like isoform X1, with translation MQENRECPAICHCTLSCVCATSSPSKRIVGGTDSDITEFPHTCSLRYNGSPSCGCSILGPRKVLTSANCVVGRTASQMSVHHGSSSLLGSSVDVIDFRVHENFRNEPGHADGSYANNIAVIDVAEDIGGAIAVASPADGNFAGENCTITGWGSVDGSYNLSQTLQKAEITVLTNQECADAMSGIGIINEATHICVKSPRNDTGGCHGDYGGPLTCDTVSGPVLAGVMSWGVGQLCDTSYPTGYTRLSSYVDWI, from the exons TCTGTGCGACTAGCTCGCCGTCGAAGCGGATCGTTGGCGGTACAGACAGCGATATCACCGAGTTCCCACACACGTGCTCGCTCAGATACAACGGAAGTCCATCCTGCGGCTGCTCAATCCTCGGGCCCCGGAAGGTGTTGACGTCCGCCAACTGTGTGGTGGGAAGAAC AGCCTCTCAGATGTCGGTCCATCACGGGTCGAGCAGTTTGCTCGGGAGTAGTGTTGACGTCATCGACTTCAGAGTG CACGAGAATTTCCGAAACGAACCTGGCCATGCCGATGGGTCGTATGCTAACAACATCGCCGTCATCGACGTCGCTGAAGATATTGGCGGCGCCATTGCTGTCGCCTCACCGGCAGACGGCAACTTTGCCGGGGAAAACTGCACCATAACAGGCTGGGGCAGCGTCGACG GTTCGTACAATCTGTCCCAAACACTGCAGAAAGCTGAGATCACAGTGCTGACAAACCAAGAGTGTGCTGACGCCATGTCGGGTATCGGTATCATCAACGAGGCCACCCACATCTGCGTCAAGTCGCCTAGGAACGACACGGGCGGATGTCAC GGCGACTACGGCGGCCCGTTGACATGCGATACGGTCTCAGGGCCCGTGTTGGCTGGTGTCATGTCCTGGGGGGTGGGGCAGCTGTGCGACACGTCCTACCCAACTGGGTATACCAGGCTCAGTAGCTACGTGGACTGGATTTAA
- the LOC121373402 gene encoding fibrinolytic enzyme, isozyme C-like isoform X3, whose product MWSGYINRVCATSSPSKRIVGGTDSDITEFPHTCSLRYNGSPSCGCSILGPRKVLTSANCVVGRTASQMSVHHGSSSLLGSSVDVIDFRVHENFRNEPGHADGSYANNIAVIDVAEDIGGAIAVASPADGNFAGENCTITGWGSVDGSYNLSQTLQKAEITVLTNQECADAMSGIGIINEATHICVKSPRNDTGGCHGDYGGPLTCDTVSGPVLAGVMSWGVGQLCDTSYPTGYTRLSSYVDWI is encoded by the exons TCTGTGCGACTAGCTCGCCGTCGAAGCGGATCGTTGGCGGTACAGACAGCGATATCACCGAGTTCCCACACACGTGCTCGCTCAGATACAACGGAAGTCCATCCTGCGGCTGCTCAATCCTCGGGCCCCGGAAGGTGTTGACGTCCGCCAACTGTGTGGTGGGAAGAAC AGCCTCTCAGATGTCGGTCCATCACGGGTCGAGCAGTTTGCTCGGGAGTAGTGTTGACGTCATCGACTTCAGAGTG CACGAGAATTTCCGAAACGAACCTGGCCATGCCGATGGGTCGTATGCTAACAACATCGCCGTCATCGACGTCGCTGAAGATATTGGCGGCGCCATTGCTGTCGCCTCACCGGCAGACGGCAACTTTGCCGGGGAAAACTGCACCATAACAGGCTGGGGCAGCGTCGACG GTTCGTACAATCTGTCCCAAACACTGCAGAAAGCTGAGATCACAGTGCTGACAAACCAAGAGTGTGCTGACGCCATGTCGGGTATCGGTATCATCAACGAGGCCACCCACATCTGCGTCAAGTCGCCTAGGAACGACACGGGCGGATGTCAC GGCGACTACGGCGGCCCGTTGACATGCGATACGGTCTCAGGGCCCGTGTTGGCTGGTGTCATGTCCTGGGGGGTGGGGCAGCTGTGCGACACGTCCTACCCAACTGGGTATACCAGGCTCAGTAGCTACGTGGACTGGATTTAA
- the LOC121373402 gene encoding fibrinolytic enzyme, isozyme C-like isoform X2, which produces MSWISGLVCLIFVVCATSSPSKRIVGGTDSDITEFPHTCSLRYNGSPSCGCSILGPRKVLTSANCVVGRTASQMSVHHGSSSLLGSSVDVIDFRVHENFRNEPGHADGSYANNIAVIDVAEDIGGAIAVASPADGNFAGENCTITGWGSVDGSYNLSQTLQKAEITVLTNQECADAMSGIGIINEATHICVKSPRNDTGGCHGDYGGPLTCDTVSGPVLAGVMSWGVGQLCDTSYPTGYTRLSSYVDWI; this is translated from the exons TCTGTGCGACTAGCTCGCCGTCGAAGCGGATCGTTGGCGGTACAGACAGCGATATCACCGAGTTCCCACACACGTGCTCGCTCAGATACAACGGAAGTCCATCCTGCGGCTGCTCAATCCTCGGGCCCCGGAAGGTGTTGACGTCCGCCAACTGTGTGGTGGGAAGAAC AGCCTCTCAGATGTCGGTCCATCACGGGTCGAGCAGTTTGCTCGGGAGTAGTGTTGACGTCATCGACTTCAGAGTG CACGAGAATTTCCGAAACGAACCTGGCCATGCCGATGGGTCGTATGCTAACAACATCGCCGTCATCGACGTCGCTGAAGATATTGGCGGCGCCATTGCTGTCGCCTCACCGGCAGACGGCAACTTTGCCGGGGAAAACTGCACCATAACAGGCTGGGGCAGCGTCGACG GTTCGTACAATCTGTCCCAAACACTGCAGAAAGCTGAGATCACAGTGCTGACAAACCAAGAGTGTGCTGACGCCATGTCGGGTATCGGTATCATCAACGAGGCCACCCACATCTGCGTCAAGTCGCCTAGGAACGACACGGGCGGATGTCAC GGCGACTACGGCGGCCCGTTGACATGCGATACGGTCTCAGGGCCCGTGTTGGCTGGTGTCATGTCCTGGGGGGTGGGGCAGCTGTGCGACACGTCCTACCCAACTGGGTATACCAGGCTCAGTAGCTACGTGGACTGGATTTAA